A single window of Rhinoraja longicauda isolate Sanriku21f chromosome 29, sRhiLon1.1, whole genome shotgun sequence DNA harbors:
- the tmem106a gene encoding transmembrane protein 106A, whose product MGKSFSHLPTFSRQSKKEDTESIVAETDRKTLENTDEVQGNNGDPNSHVPYVEFVGRENITCPTCQGTGRIPRGQENELVALIPYSDQRLQPQRTKLYVAVAVVISLLISGLAIFFLFPRSIDVEHVGIKSAYVIDDKKDYRVILKITNILNVTNYNFYSISITDLNVQIVFFNEVLGTVNIKNTTVFRPLGGGQIFYAVTATLDDLGMYHYCTMPEIKVHNIVISIQATVTAWYLSHSEQVSVNAYQYVDCGSNTTHLHSPYYPPQDKHLQVMLS is encoded by the exons ATGGGTAAATCGTTCTCTCATTTACCAACTTTCTCAAGACAAAGCAAGAAAGAAGATACAGAATCCATCGTGGCAGAAACCGACAGAAAAACACTGGAAAATACAGATGAAGTACAGGGCAATAATGGAGATCCCAATTCTCATGTTCCTTATGTAGAGTTTGTGGGACGGGAAAACATCACATGTCCCACATGCCAAGGGACTGGAAGAATACCAAGAG GCCAGGAAAATGAGTTGGTTGCCCTAATACCATATAGTGACCAGAGACTACAGCCACAGCGAAC GAAACTCTATGTGGCAGTGGCTGTGGTGATCAGCCTTTTGATTAGTGGGCTTGCGATCTTCTTCCTTTTCCCACGTTCCATTGATGTTGAACACGTTGGTATTAAGTCAGCTTACGTCATTGATGACAAGAAGGATTATAGAGTTATTCTTAAAATTACG AACATTTTAAACGTAACAAACTACAACTTCTACAGCATCAGCATTACTGACCTCAATGTGCAGATTGTGTTTTTCAATGAGGTTCTGGGAACTGTCAACATCAAAAACACCACAGTCTTCAGGCCTTTGGGAGGTGGCCAG ATTTTCTATGCTGTGACAGCTACATTGGATGATCTAGGCATGTA CCATTATTGCACAATGCCCGAAATCAAAGTCCACAATATTGTGATCTCAATACA AGCAACCGTGACAGCCTGGTATTTGTCACACTCGGAGCAAGTCTCTGTTAATGCCTACCAATACGTTGACTGTGGCTCCAATACCACTCATCTTCACAGCCCCTATTACCCTCCCCAGGACAAACACTTGCAAGTGATGCTCAGTTAA